One genomic region from Nymphaea colorata isolate Beijing-Zhang1983 chromosome 10, ASM883128v2, whole genome shotgun sequence encodes:
- the LOC116262255 gene encoding caffeic acid 3-O-methyltransferase-like, protein MGSQAEVGKAMTEEEACEFAMQLVSSSILPMTLKAALELELLEIMATAGEGAQLTPAEIAAQLPTSNPDAPIMLDRMLRLLACHSVLTASTYTDDDGKVRRRYGLAPVCKFLVRNQDGVSTAALSLVNQDKVTMESWYYLKDAVLEGGIPFNRAHGMTAFDYPGTDPRFNRVFNQGMSNHSTLTMKKILETYTGFRGLHSLVDVGGGIGAILSLIVAKFPHIKGINFDLPHVIDDAPQFPGVEHVGGDMFASVPTAEAILLKLILHDWGDEHCVKLLKNCCKALPEDGKVVVVEAILPEGIDHSYASACVYQVDMIMLVTNPGGKERTLKEFEELAKAGGFAGIRPICCVYGSWVMEFYKKM, encoded by the exons ATGGGTTCGCAGGCGGAGGTGGGGAAGGCGATGACGGAGGAGGAGGCCTGCGAGTTCGCCATGCAGCTGGTGAGCTCCTCCATACTCCCCATGACCCTCAAGGCTGCGCTTGAACTGGAGCTGCTGGAAATCATGGCCACGGCTGGGGAGGGTGCGCAGCTCACTCCTGCCGAGATCGCCGCCCAGCTGCCCACTTCCAACCCCGACGCCCCCATCATGCTCGACCGCATGCTCCGTCTCCTTGCATGCCACTCCGTCCTCACCGCCTCCACCTACACAGACGATGACGGAAAAGTCCGGAG ACGATACGGCTTAGCTCCAGTGTGCAAGTTCTTGGTCCGGAACCAGGACGGTGTGTCCACGGCTGCACTGTCCCTAGTGAACCAAGACAAGGTAACGATGGAGAGCTGGTACTACCTCAAGGATGCGGTGCTAGAGGGCGGCATCCCTTTCAACCGCGCCCACGGCATGACCGCCTTCGACTACCCCGGCACCGACCCCCGCTTCAACCGGGTCTTCAACCAGGGGATGTCCAACCACTCCACCCTCACTATGAAGAAGATCCTGGAAACCTACACCGGCTTCCGGGGGCTGCACTCCCTCGTCGACGTTGGCGGTGGCATTGGAGCCATCCTCAGCCTCATCGTCGCCAAGTTCCCTCACATCAAGGGCATCAACTTCGACTTGCCTCATGTCATAGACGACGCTCCCCAGTTTCCTG GTGTGGAGCACGTCGGTGGTGATATGTTCGCTAGTGTTCCTACTGCAGAAGCTATCTTATTGAAG TTGATCCTTCATGACTGGGGGGATGAGCACTGTGTGAAGCTGTTGAAGAACTGCTGCAAGGCACTGCCGGAAGACGGCAAGGTGGTCGTGGTTGAGGCGATCTTGCCGGAGGGCATTGACCACAGTTACGCGAGTGCTTGCGTTTATCAGGTGGACATGATCATGTTGGTGACCAACCCTGGTGGGAAGGAGAGGACGCTGAAGGAGTTCGAAGAACTGGCAAAAGCTGGTGGGTTCGCCGGAATCAGGCCCATCTGCTGCGTCTACGGTTCTTGGGTTATGGAGTTCTATAAGAAGATGTAG
- the LOC126409182 gene encoding caffeic acid 3-O-methyltransferase-like yields MGSEAEVGNAMTEETACEFALQLASSSILPMTLKAAIELELLEIMAKAGEGAQLTAAEIAAQLPTTNPDAPVMLDRMLRLLTCHAVLTASTYTDDDGKGRRRYGLAPVCKFLVRNQDGVSAAALSLMNQDKVMMESWYYIKDAVLEGGIPFNRAYGMTAFDYQGTDPRFNRVFNLGMFNHSTLTMKKILENYTGFQGPHSLVDVGGGIGAILSLIVAKYPHIKGINFDLPHVIDDAPQFPGVEHVGGDMFASVPTAEAIFMKWILHDWGDEYCVKLLKNCCKALPEDGKVVVVEAILPEGIDHSYASACVYQMDMIMLAHNPGGKERALKEFEELAKAGGFGGIKPICYVYNSWVIEFYKKI; encoded by the exons ATGGGTTCGGAGGCGGAGGTGGGGAACGCGATGACGGAGGAGACGGCCTGCGAGTTCGCCTTGCAGCTGGCGAGCTCCTCCATACTCCCCATGACCCTCAAGGCGGCGATCGAACTGGAGCTGCTGGAGATCATGGCCAAGGCTGGGGAGGGTGCGCAGCTCACTGCCGCCGAGATCGCCGCCCAGCTGCCCACCACCAACCCCGACGCCCCTGTCATGCTCGACCGCATGCTGCGTCTCCTGACCTGCCACGCCGTCCTCACCGCCTCCACCTACACCGACGATGACGGCAAAGGCCGCAG GCGATACGGGTTAGCTCCGGTGTGCAAGTTCTTAGTCCGGAACCAGGACGGTGTGTCAGCGGCCGCACTTTCCCTAATGAACCAAGACAAGGTGATGATGGAGAGCTGGTACTACATCAAGGATGCGGTGCTGGAGGGCGGCATCCCCTTCAACCGCGCCTACGGCATGACCGCCTTCGACTACCAGGGCACCGACCCCCGCTTCAACCGGGTCTTCAACTTGGGCATGTTCAATCACTCCACCCTCACTATGAAGAAGATCCTCGAGAACTACACCGGCTTCCAAGGGCCGCACTCCCTCGTCGACGTTGGCGGCGGCATTGGAGCCATCCTCAGCCTCATCGTCGCCAAGTACCCCCACATAAAGGGCATCAACTTCGACTTGCCTCATGTCATAGACGACGCTCCCCAGTTTCCCG GTGTGGAGCACGTTGGTGGTGATATGTTCGCTAGTGTTCCTACTGCAGAAGCTATCTTCATGAAG TGGATCCTTCATGACTGGGGGGATGAATACTGCGTGAAGTTGTTGAAGAACTGCTGCAAGGCGCTGCCGGAAGACGGTAAGGTGGTCGTGGTTGAGGCGATCTTGCCGGAGGGCATTGACCACAGTTACGCAAGTGCTTGCGTTTATCAGATGGACATGATCATGTTGGCGCACAACCCTGGTGGGAAGGAGAGGGCGCTGAAGGAGTTCGAAGAACTGGCAAAGGCTGGTGGGTTCGGCGGAATCAAGCCCATCTGCTACGTCTACAATTCTTGGGTCATCGAGTTCTATAAGAAGATCTAG
- the LOC116263147 gene encoding caffeic acid 3-O-methyltransferase-like, with protein sequence MGSQADVGKAMTEEEACEFAMQLVSSSILPMTLKAAIELELLEIMAKAGEGAQLTPAEIAAQLPTTNPDAPLMLDRMLRLLAGHSVLTASTYTDDDGKVRRRYGLAPVCKFLVRNQDGVSAAALSLMNQDKVLMESWYYLKDAVLEGGVPFNRAYGMTAFDYHGTDPRFNRVFNLGMSNHSTLTMKKILETYTGFQGLHSLVDVGGGIGAILSLIVAKYPHIKGINFDLPHVIDDAPQFPGVEHVGGDMFAGVPIAEAIFMKWILHDWGDEHCVKLLKNCCKALAEDGKVIVVEAILPEGVDHSYGSAGVYQMDMIMLAHNPGGKERTLKEFEELAKAGGFAGIRPICCVYGSWVMEFYKKM encoded by the exons ATGGGTTCGCAGGCGGATGTGGGGAAGGCGATGACGGAGGAGGAGGCCTGCGAGTTCGCCATGCAGCTGGTGAGCTCCTCCATACTCCCCATGACCCTCAAGGCGGCGATCGAACTGGAGCTGCTGGAGATCATGGCCAAGGCTGGGGAGGGTGCGCAGCTCACTCCCGCCGAGATCGCCGCCCAGCTTCCCACCACCAACCCCGACGCCCCCCTCATGCTCGACCGCATGCTCCGTCTCCTCGCCGGCCACTCCGTCCTCACCGCCTCCACCTACACCGACGATGACGGCAAAGTCCGCAG ACGATACGGCCTAGCTCCGGTGTGCAAGTTCTTAGTTCGGAACCAGGACGGTGTGTCCGCGGCAGCACTGTCCCTAATGAACCAAGACAAGGTGCTGATGGAGAGCTGGTACTACCTCAAGGATGCGGTGCTGGAGGGCGGCGTCCCCTTCAACCGCGCCTACGGCATGACCGCCTTCGACTACCACGGCACCGACCCCCGCTTCAACCGGGTCTTCAACTTGGGCATGTCCAACCACTCCACCCTCACTATGAAGAAGATCCTCGAAACCTACACCGGCTTCCAGGGGCTGCACTCCCTCGTCGACGTTGGCGGCGGCATTGGAGCCATCCTCAGCCTCATCGTCGCCAAGTACCCCCATATCAAGGGCATCAACTTCGACTTGCCTCATGTCATAGACGACGCTCCCCAGTTTCCCG GTGTGGAGCACGTTGGTGGTGATATGTTTGCTGGTGTTCCTATTGCAGAAGCTATCTTCATGAAG TGGATCCTTCATGACTGGGGGGATGAGCACTGTGTGAAGCTGTTGAAGAACTGCTGCAAGGCGCTGGCGGAAGACGGCAAGGTGATCGTGGTTGAGGCGATCTTGCCGGAGGGCGTTGACCACAGTTACGGGAGTGCGGGCGTTTATCAGATGGACATGATCATGTTGGCGCACAACCCTGGTGGGAAGGAGAGGACGCTGAAGGAGTTCGAAGAACTGGCAAAGGCTGGTGGGTTCGCCGGAATCAGGCCCATCTGCTGCGTCTACGGTTCTTGGGTTATGGAGTTCTATAAGAAGATGTAG
- the LOC116263148 gene encoding protein CURVATURE THYLAKOID 1B, chloroplastic-like, producing MASSTAAIAVPPSSALIDGKSGRPQVAAPPQCLPSLTPSPIRLQGWKSMASGRRMSRSTVVMATGEPPAEAGTDISSITKPIQEAWDKIDDKYAVASLTLAGLIAIWGSTGLISAIERLPVVPGVLELVGIGYTGWFIYRNLVFKPDREALFDKIKGSYDEITGSN from the exons ATGGCCTCATCCACCGCCGCCATTGCCGTCCCGCCGTCCTCGGCACTGATCGACGGGAAGTCCGGCCGACCGCAGGTGGCGGCGCCTCCACAGTGCCTTCCCTCCCTCACCCCTTCCCCGATTCGACTTCAGGGATGGAAATCCATGGCCTCTG GGCGAAGGATGTCCCGCAGCACGGTTGTGATGGCCACTGGAGAGCCACCTGCAGAAGCTGGGACCGATATCTCAAGTATCACCAAACCCATCCAGGAAGCA TGGGACAAAATCGATGACAAGTATGCAGTTGCATCGCTCACGTTAGCTGGACTCATTGCAATTTGGGGATCAACTGGACTCATTTCT GCAATTGAGAGGCTACCTGTGGTTCCCGGTGTTCTTGAACTTGTAGGAATTGGTTACACAGGA TGGTTCATTTATAGAAACCTCGTCTTCAAACCGGACAG GGAGGCATTGTTTGATAAGATCAAGGGCAGCTACGACGAGATAACAGGCAGCAACTGA
- the LOC116262630 gene encoding probably inactive receptor-like protein kinase At2g46850 has product MSSFTSLVATGHLFLIFLAWFCLQVSISSSNDEPRLINPCKEQCGTIPIPYPFYLSNSSCGFDGFKLNCSNSTLSLTLNSKEYVVLNISSDGLLIDFFPARSCHAQLDDFDFKGDQLYGISVDNVLQFSECRNTSICREICSMQLCEGKSECCYLLSSYAVWQPGDGFSVFSAFGCEGFSCWHSDPQTERGIKLEWGITKLNSSGLCHHRATVVHARTVDGMRCRCKTGFTGDGFAYGIGCVKSCSRHGRMAYGSACHLRNNTSIIIAGVLASTSLLAVLAMLHGLLGRSIQKRRDCDPCSILKTPDFQKNCSIRIFSYVELERATNGFAEKDRLGNFSNAMIYAGAIDGGIPVAVEKIQYTGQKELSLLLNKINILSDLSHVNFARLIGCSTDLSKTMFLVYELFINGTLEEHLQSKESLALCWHDRINIAAGIVKALSYLQYEISPPTYHHNISSANIFLDKDRTPRIALFCSVFSPIIEKDEEEICNLGLILLEIITGSKSATDPVVLSKKIDEGKLDEVIDPFLLSHHEGLHLDEVQRVAELGLRCVSVSNKTKPSILEIEEELESVRCCRKESHTRTSLEETFSNSSLLQMISISPDSSLVGSLILENGISISSSLGPELA; this is encoded by the exons ATGTCGTCCTTCACCTCCTTGGTAGCTACCGGTCATCTTTTCCTGATTTTTCTCGCATGGTTTTGTCTTCAAGTTTCTATTTCTTCAAGTAATGATGAACCTCGATTGATTAATCCCTGTAAAGAGCAATGTGGGACAATTCCAATTCCTTATCCCTTCTATTTAAGCAATAGTTCTTGTGGATTTGATGGTTTCAAGCTCAACTGCTCAAATTCCACCTTGTCTCTGACCCTGAACTCCAAGGAATATGTTGTTCTTAACATTTCGTCAGACGGTTTGCTGATAGACTTCTTCCCAGCTCGTTCTTGTCATGCCCAACTAGATGACTTCGATTTCAAAGGCGATCAGTTGTATGGAATTTCTGTCGACAATGTACTACAATTTTCAGAGTGTCGGAACACATCTATTTGTCGCGAGATCTGTTCCATGCAGTTATGTGAAGGAAAGAGTGAGTGCTGCTATCTTCTTTCGTCCTATGCCGTGTGGCAACCTGGTGATGGCTTCTCTGTGTTTTCTGCATTCGGGTGCGAAGGATTTTCTTGTTGGCATTCTGATCCTCAGACGGAACGTGGAATTAAACTTGAATGGGGCATAACGAAGTTGAATTCCAGTGGATTATGTCACCATAGAGCCACCGTGGTTCATGCAAGGACTGTTGATGGAATGAGGTGCAGGTGTAAGACTGGGTTCACCGGTGATGGATTTGCCTATGGGATTGGCTGCGTGAAAT CATGCAGCCGGCACGGTAGAATGGCCTATGGAAGTGCGTGCCACCTTCGCAACAACACTTCCATAATTATAGCTG GAGTATTGGCTTCAACGTCTCTTTTGGCTGTTTTAGCTATGTTACATGGATTACTTGGCAGATCTATCCAGAAGAGGCGGGATTGTGATCCTTGCAGCATCTTGAAAACCCCTGATTTCCAGAAGAATTGCAGTATCAGGATATTTTCTTATGTGGAACTTGAACGGGCTACAAATGGATTTGCAGAAAAAGACAGACTTGGAAATTTTTCCAACGCGATGATATATGCTGGAGCGATCGATGGTGGGATTCCAGTAGCTGTTGAGAAAATTCAGTATACAGGCCAAAAAGAGCTCTCTTTGTTGCTCAAcaagataaatattttatcCGATCTTTCTCATGTCAACTTCGCCAGGCTTATAGGATGTTCTACCGACTTAAGTAAGACCATGTTTTTGGTGTACGAGTTGTTCATAAATGGCACTCTAGAGGAGCATTTGCAGAGTAAGGAAAGCCTAGCATTATGTTGGCACGACAGAATCAATATTGCTGCAGGCATAGTGAAGGCTCTCTCCTACTTGCAGTATGAGATTTCTCCACCAACCTACCACCATAACATCAGCTCTGCTAATATTTTCCTTGACAAAGATCGTACTCCTAGAATTGCTTTGTTTTGCTCTGTTTTTAGTCCGATcattgaaaaagatgaagaggagatcTGCAATTTAGGCTTGATACTGCTCGAGATAATCACTGGATCAAAGTCAGCAACTGATCCTGTGGTTCTCTCTAAAAAGATTGACGAAGGAAAGCTGGACGAAGTTATTGATCCATTCCTGCTCTCTCATCACGAAGGGTTACATCTAGACGAAGTACAGAGGGTAGCAGAACTTGGCTTGAGATGTGTGTCTGTCAGCAATAAAACGAAGCCCAGCATTCTGGAGATTGAAGAGGAGCTTGAAAGTGTGAGATGTTGCAGAAAAGAAAGCCACACACGCACTTCACTAGAAGAGACATTCTCAAACTCTAGCCTGCTGCAAATGATCTCAATATCGCCAGACTCTTCTCTGGTAGGCTCCTTAATCTTAGAGAATGGCATTTCCATCAGTTCTTCACTGGGTCCTGAATTGGCTTGA